In Bacillus sp. DX3.1, the following proteins share a genomic window:
- a CDS encoding DUF3961 domain-containing protein, with protein sequence MMKMTAEQRFMMPADVMERVEGLRNKHVKRASFIQSVHAFFGLDTKEDRAWFYGFYGTAASILMFMVWTSNIFGFLFS encoded by the coding sequence ATAATGAAGATGACTGCAGAACAAAGATTTATGATGCCAGCGGATGTAATGGAACGTGTAGAGGGTTTACGAAATAAACATGTGAAACGTGCATCATTCATACAATCAGTGCATGCATTTTTCGGTTTAGATACGAAAGAAGATCGTGCTTGGTTTTATGGATTTTATGGAACAGCGGCAAGTATTTTAATGTTCATGGTGTGGACTTCTAACATTTTTGGTTTTCTCTTTTCATAA
- a CDS encoding N-acetylmuramoyl-L-alanine amidase, translating into MVMFPIERNYIGYGSSRPGIRLSKVRFIVSHDTGNPGSNAIGNRDYFNEIQPKASAHTFVDDTTILEIIPIDEVAYHVRYSVPTDNDLFGYDANKAAIGVEMCYGGSVNFWDSYTRFTWYHAYLCHTFNLNPKTDIVSHKTLDPARKIDPENVLGQQGIRFRQFLADVYRMYVSFR; encoded by the coding sequence ATGGTGATGTTCCCTATAGAGCGAAATTATATTGGGTACGGAAGCTCACGACCAGGAATCCGACTTTCGAAGGTGAGATTTATTGTAAGTCATGATACGGGGAATCCCGGTAGCAATGCGATAGGAAATAGAGATTATTTTAACGAAATACAACCGAAAGCATCGGCGCATACTTTTGTAGATGATACAACTATTTTAGAAATTATCCCAATCGATGAGGTAGCTTACCATGTAAGATATAGTGTACCGACAGATAATGATTTGTTTGGTTATGATGCGAACAAAGCAGCAATTGGTGTTGAAATGTGTTACGGAGGTAGTGTTAATTTTTGGGATTCTTACACGCGGTTTACATGGTACCATGCCTATTTATGTCATACATTCAATTTAAATCCTAAAACGGATATTGTGTCGCACAAAACTCTGGATCCTGCTCGAAAGATTGATCCAGAAAATGTATTAGGTCAACAAGGAATTAGATTTAGGCAATTTTTAGCAGATGTCTATCGAATGTACGTATCGTTTAGATGA
- a CDS encoding YpdA family putative bacillithiol disulfide reductase — MQKETAIIIGGGPCGLAAAITMQQAGIDPLVIEKGNIVNAIYHYPTHQTFFSSSEKLEIGEVAFITENRKPVRNQALSYYREVVKRKRVRVNAFERVEQVQKEANLFRVDTTKRDGRKETYIAKYIVVATGYYDNPNYMNVPGEKLEKVSHYFKEAHPYFDRDVVVIGGKNSSVDAALELVKAGARVTVLYRGGEYSQSIKPWILPEFEALVRNGTIQMHFHAHVKEITEHTLTYTIDEEAYTIQNDFVFAMTGYHPDHSFLTKMGVSIDHETGRPMYTEETMETNVENIFIAGVIAAGNNANEIFIENGRFHGDAIMQTIVLREQK, encoded by the coding sequence ATGCAAAAAGAAACAGCGATTATTATTGGGGGCGGCCCATGTGGATTGGCAGCAGCAATTACGATGCAACAAGCTGGAATCGATCCGTTGGTAATTGAAAAAGGAAATATTGTGAATGCAATTTATCATTATCCAACTCATCAAACATTCTTTTCCTCTAGTGAAAAATTAGAGATTGGTGAAGTTGCTTTTATTACAGAGAACCGTAAACCAGTTCGCAATCAAGCATTATCGTATTATCGTGAAGTAGTAAAACGTAAACGTGTGCGTGTGAATGCATTTGAACGTGTAGAACAGGTTCAAAAAGAAGCGAATTTATTTAGAGTAGATACAACAAAACGTGATGGAAGAAAAGAGACATATATTGCGAAGTACATTGTTGTGGCAACTGGCTACTATGATAATCCGAACTATATGAATGTTCCGGGAGAAAAATTGGAGAAAGTATCTCATTACTTTAAAGAGGCTCATCCATATTTTGATCGGGATGTTGTTGTAATAGGTGGGAAAAATTCTAGTGTAGATGCTGCATTGGAACTTGTGAAAGCAGGTGCACGTGTAACTGTATTATATCGTGGTGGAGAATACTCACAGAGTATTAAACCGTGGATTTTACCTGAATTTGAGGCATTAGTTCGTAACGGTACGATTCAAATGCATTTTCATGCCCATGTAAAGGAAATCACAGAACATACGCTTACGTATACAATTGATGAAGAAGCATACACGATTCAAAATGATTTTGTGTTTGCAATGACTGGTTATCATCCAGATCATAGTTTCTTAACGAAAATGGGAGTATCCATTGACCACGAAACTGGTCGCCCGATGTATACGGAGGAAACGATGGAAACAAATGTCGAGAATATTTTTATTGCAGGCGTTATTGCAGCAGGAAATAATGCCAATGAAATCTTTATTGAAAACGGGCGATTTCATGGAGACGCTATTATGCAAACAATCGTATTACGGGAACAAAAATAA
- a CDS encoding asparaginase: protein MKKILVLHTGGTIAMEEDKETGVVQPGKQNPLLKFIPDLEDDVDLIVEDVFHLPSPHITPSEMLQLQVVIDERVKHEDIYGVVITHGTDTLEETAYFLDLTVQANTPIVVTGAMRSSNELGADGLYNFLSAVKVASSNEAKGKGVLVVLNDEIHCATNVTKTHTSNVATFQSPQYGPIGMVTKRGVVFHHALVHHETYAIGQISKNVVVLKAYAGMDDTLLAAIENLPVDGIVIEALGQGNLPPRTLPTLQRLINKGIPIVLVSRCFNGIVQDVYSYEGGGKQLKDMGIVFTYGLNAQKARIKLLVALEGAHSQKEIQKMFMHD, encoded by the coding sequence TTGAAAAAAATCCTAGTTTTACACACTGGCGGAACAATTGCAATGGAGGAAGATAAAGAAACTGGGGTTGTGCAACCAGGCAAGCAAAATCCTCTTTTAAAATTTATTCCTGATTTAGAAGACGATGTCGACCTAATTGTTGAAGATGTTTTTCATCTTCCATCTCCTCATATAACACCAAGCGAGATGTTACAATTACAAGTCGTCATCGATGAAAGAGTGAAACATGAAGATATTTATGGTGTAGTCATTACACATGGTACTGATACATTAGAAGAGACCGCATATTTTCTAGATTTAACTGTCCAAGCCAACACTCCAATTGTTGTAACAGGCGCAATGCGTTCGAGCAATGAATTAGGCGCTGACGGCTTATATAACTTTTTATCTGCGGTAAAAGTTGCAAGTAGTAATGAAGCAAAAGGAAAAGGTGTTCTTGTCGTCTTAAACGACGAAATTCACTGTGCAACAAATGTAACGAAAACACATACAAGTAATGTAGCAACCTTCCAAAGTCCTCAATACGGACCAATTGGTATGGTGACAAAACGTGGCGTTGTCTTTCACCATGCTTTAGTACACCATGAAACATACGCAATCGGACAAATTTCTAAAAATGTTGTCGTGTTAAAGGCATACGCTGGTATGGATGATACGTTATTAGCAGCGATTGAAAACCTACCAGTGGATGGCATCGTTATTGAAGCCCTCGGACAAGGGAACTTACCACCGCGAACACTGCCTACTCTGCAGCGCTTAATAAATAAAGGGATTCCCATTGTTCTCGTATCCCGCTGCTTTAACGGAATTGTCCAAGATGTGTACTCCTATGAAGGCGGAGGAAAACAATTAAAAGATATGGGGATTGTTTTCACTTACGGATTAAATGCTCAAAAAGCTCGTATTAAGCTACTTGTCGCTTTAGAAGGTGCTCATTCTCAAAAAGAAATTCAAAAAATGTTTATGCATGATTAA
- a CDS encoding YpfB family protein: MKNVEKILIRILLIQSICLCIVQLLFMQESTAKYLSKIVYYEGVIKENVTNILQVNK, from the coding sequence GTGAAAAATGTTGAGAAAATTTTAATTCGAATACTACTGATTCAGTCTATTTGTCTATGTATTGTTCAATTGCTTTTTATGCAAGAATCCACGGCAAAATATTTGTCGAAAATCGTTTATTATGAAGGTGTTATAAAAGAAAATGTAACGAATATTTTACAAGTGAATAAGTAG
- the cmk gene encoding (d)CMP kinase, translating to MEKRISIAIDGPAAAGKSTVAKVVAKKLSYVYIDTGAMYRTLTHAALAKNVDIENEEKLMEVLKDVHIEFQQGENTQLVFLNGRDVSEVIRTPEVTNRVSIVAKHRFVREEMVRRQQALAEKGGVVMDGRDIGTHVLPNAEVKIFMLASVEERAERRHLENTQKGFASSLEQLKEEIAKRDKLDSEREVSPLKKADDALELDTTSFSIEEVVQKIMDIVSKVFAK from the coding sequence ATGGAAAAACGAATTTCAATTGCGATAGATGGTCCAGCAGCAGCTGGGAAAAGTACAGTTGCAAAGGTTGTGGCGAAAAAACTTTCATATGTGTATATTGATACAGGTGCGATGTACCGTACATTGACACACGCTGCTCTTGCGAAAAATGTTGATATTGAAAATGAAGAAAAATTGATGGAAGTTTTAAAAGATGTACATATTGAGTTTCAACAAGGGGAAAATACACAACTTGTCTTTTTGAATGGGCGAGATGTATCTGAAGTGATTCGTACACCGGAAGTAACAAATCGCGTGTCTATTGTGGCAAAGCATCGCTTTGTTCGTGAAGAGATGGTGCGCCGTCAACAAGCTTTAGCAGAAAAGGGCGGCGTTGTGATGGATGGTCGTGATATCGGTACGCATGTACTACCTAATGCAGAAGTGAAGATTTTTATGTTGGCTTCTGTTGAAGAGAGGGCGGAACGAAGACATCTTGAAAATACGCAAAAAGGCTTTGCTTCTAGTTTAGAACAATTAAAAGAAGAGATTGCTAAGCGCGATAAATTGGATTCCGAGCGTGAAGTTTCTCCGTTAAAAAAAGCGGATGATGCACTGGAATTAGATACAACTTCTTTCTCAATTGAAGAGGTTGTACAAAAAATAATGGATATTGTTTCCAAAGTTTTTGCGAAATAA
- the rpsA gene encoding 30S ribosomal protein S1: MVEKMNEEVVDTKALQVGDVVTGSVTKVEEKQVLVNVGYKTDGVIPISELANVHIEKASDVVELGQTLELKVIKLEEEDLVLSKRAVDAEKAWVELQEKSTSGEVFDVTVKDIVNGGLVVDLGVRGFIPASLVEMHYVEDFADYKGKTLAVKIVELDREKNRVILSHKAVVEQELDSKKKEAISSLKEGDVVEGTVQRLTDFGAFVNVGGVDGLVHISQISHDRVEQPSDVLTQGQTVKVKVLSVDADTQRISLSIKAAQPGPWENVAEEIKSGDVREGKVKRIVTFGAFVEILPGVEGLVHVSQIANRHVKNPSEVLEMGQEVKVKVLEVHAEEKRISLSIKEALEENNVTEDYSQYEPTSDSATFQLSDIIGEQLKKLKK, translated from the coding sequence ATGGTAGAAAAAATGAATGAAGAAGTTGTGGATACAAAGGCTTTACAAGTGGGTGACGTTGTTACGGGATCCGTAACTAAGGTTGAAGAAAAACAAGTTCTTGTAAATGTTGGATACAAAACAGATGGTGTTATTCCGATTAGTGAATTAGCCAACGTTCATATTGAAAAAGCAAGTGATGTTGTAGAATTAGGCCAAACTCTTGAATTAAAAGTCATTAAATTAGAAGAAGAGGATCTTGTATTATCTAAACGTGCTGTTGATGCAGAAAAAGCATGGGTTGAATTGCAAGAAAAATCCACTTCAGGTGAAGTGTTTGATGTTACAGTAAAAGATATTGTGAACGGCGGTTTAGTCGTGGACCTTGGTGTCCGTGGATTTATTCCAGCTTCACTTGTAGAAATGCACTATGTAGAAGATTTTGCTGATTACAAAGGTAAAACATTAGCAGTGAAAATCGTTGAATTAGATCGCGAAAAAAATCGTGTGATTCTTTCCCATAAAGCAGTTGTAGAACAAGAGTTAGATTCAAAGAAAAAAGAAGCGATTTCTTCTTTAAAAGAAGGAGATGTTGTTGAAGGTACAGTTCAACGATTAACTGACTTTGGTGCTTTTGTGAATGTTGGTGGAGTAGATGGTTTAGTTCACATTTCACAAATTTCTCATGATCGCGTTGAACAGCCTTCTGATGTGTTAACACAAGGACAGACGGTAAAAGTAAAAGTTTTATCCGTCGATGCAGATACACAACGTATTTCTTTATCTATTAAAGCTGCTCAGCCAGGACCTTGGGAAAATGTTGCAGAGGAAATTAAATCAGGTGACGTGCGAGAAGGTAAGGTAAAACGAATTGTTACATTCGGTGCTTTCGTTGAAATTTTACCAGGTGTAGAAGGGCTTGTGCATGTATCACAAATTGCAAACCGTCATGTGAAGAACCCGAGTGAAGTACTAGAGATGGGTCAAGAAGTGAAAGTGAAAGTGCTTGAAGTACACGCAGAAGAAAAACGTATTTCTTTAAGTATAAAAGAAGCTCTTGAAGAAAATAATGTAACAGAAGATTATAGTCAATATGAGCCAACTTCTGATTCTGCAACTTTCCAATTGAGTGATATTATCGGTGAACAGCTGAAAAAATTAAAGAAATAA